Proteins from a genomic interval of Candidatus Methanoperedens sp.:
- a CDS encoding DUF5615 family PIN-like protein: MCSTLPTNAGISDDEVLEMANEKTVLLLTADKDFGELVFRQRRITSGVVLIRLAGLSPTRKAEIVVSAIKKHGTELKQSFSVITPGAVRIRHEIG, encoded by the coding sequence ATGTGCAGTACGTTGCCAACGAATGCAGGGATTTCTGACGATGAAGTGCTTGAAATGGCTAATGAGAAAACTGTGCTGCTGTTAACGGCTGATAAAGACTTTGGTGAGCTTGTTTTTCGTCAGCGGCGCATAACCAGTGGAGTTGTGCTAATCCGATTGGCAGGGCTTTCTCCTACCCGGAAAGCGGAGATAGTGGTTTCTGCCATAAAGAAGCATGGAACAGAACTTAAACAATCATTTTCAGTGATAACTCCAGGAGC
- a CDS encoding DUF5615 family PIN-like protein — protein MNFLVDENVDRQIVERLRLMGHNVQYVANECRDF, from the coding sequence GTGAATTTTCTGGTCGATGAGAACGTAGACAGACAAATCGTTGAGCGTCTCCGGTTGATGGGACATAATGTGCAGTACGTTGCCAACGAATGCAGGGATTTCTGA
- a CDS encoding DUF433 domain-containing protein — translation MIVSDPKVMMGKPVIAGTRITVELILEKLSAGETVEQILEAHPRLTREAIRAALAFAAQALRADVVYPVAEAVS, via the coding sequence TTGATTGTATCCGACCCCAAAGTAATGATGGGCAAACCTGTCATCGCAGGAACCCGCATCACTGTGGAGCTGATCCTGGAAAAGCTTTCCGCAGGCGAAACGGTGGAACAGATATTGGAGGCTCATCCACGGCTGACGCGCGAAGCGATAAGAGCGGCTCTTGCATTTGCTGCACAAGCTTTACGCGCTGATGTGGTGTACCCGGTCGCTGAGGCGGTCTCGTGA